From the Jeongeupia sp. HS-3 genome, the window ATGGCGCTGAGCAAGCGATAGCGCTTTTCCATCTCGGCGACGCACCAGTTCAGCGCATTGGCGGCGAGCTTCATGTCGGTCACCACTGGCGCCAGCAGATGCGGAATGCCGTCGTACACCGACAGTTCCAGCATCTTCGGGTCGACCATGATGAAGCGGACTTCTTCCGGTGTGGCCTTGTACAGCAGCGATAGAATCATCGCGTTGACGCCGACCGACTTGCCCGAGCCGGTGGTGCCGGCCACGAGCATATGCGGCGCCTTGGCCAGATCCATCACCGATGGCTTGCCGGTGATGTCCTTGCCCAGTGCCAGCGTCAGTTTCGAGCCCGATTGGGTGAACACATCGTCGGCAAGCACTTCGGAAAGCCGGATCATCGCCCGGGTCGGGTTCGGTAGCTCCAGCCCCATGCAGGTCTTGCCCGGAATGGTTTCAACCACGCGGATCGATGCCAGACCGAGCGCGCGCGCCAGATCTTTCATCAGGTTGACGATCTGCGCGCCGCGCACACCGACAGCCGGTTCGACTTCGAAGCGGGTAATCACCGGGCCGGCGTAGGCATCGACCACGCTGACCTTGACCTTGAATTCGGCCAGCCGCTCTTCGATCAGGATGCCGCGTTCGAGCAGGTCTTCTTCGGATACCGTTTGCACGAAACTGGATGCGGGCTGCAGCAGCGAGAGCGGTGGCAGTTTTGATTCGTCGTAATGCCGGCTTGGCGCGGTCGGGCCGGGGACGACGGCTGTGGTTGGAAGCGGCGCGACGACCGGCTCTGGCGATTTGCCGACGGTTTGCTCGGCGATGTCATCATCCCATTCGAGCGTGGTCGCTGCGGCCGGCTGCCACGGCGTTACCGGTTTGGATTCCGGGGTCGGGATGGCAGCAACTGTGGCGGCGACTGCCGGAGCGATGGCTGCTGCGGTTTCCGTTCTGATATCGGCGACTGCCACATCGATCGTTGTGGCCGGCTCGGCTGTGGCTTCGATCGGTGCTGCGGCTTCCACTGCGTCGGCCTCAGGCGCGGGGGTGATCGTGGGCGCGATGACGGCCGGAACGGTATCTACTGCCGGGACTGGAGGCGCTTCGGTTTCGATCTCAAGCGTCGTTACCTGTGCGGTTGGTGCCGCGGTCTGCTGCAGGCTCCACTCCAGCGGCGGCAGTTCGGCCGGTAGCGGGGTGATGCGCGAGTCTTCAGGGACGAGCTGAACCGTTTCAACGAGCGGTGCGACAATCGTGACCGCTTCAGCGGGTGTCGGCGCGGGTATGGTTGGAGCGGTCGCCGCCGGGGTGTTCAAGCGCGCCGCTGCGGGCGTGGCGGGCTTGTTTGGAAAAGGGCGGGTGGTCACGCGTGGCTGGCTGCCGGCGGGCGTGCTTGTCTGCCGGTTGATCGGCTGGGGTACAACCCGGCCCGATGCGCGCAGTGCCTGATCGGCCTGGAGGCGCAAGGTACGGGTATTGAGTTCAACCGGTTGATTCGAGCGCATCGGCGTTGGCGCCGGGGTCCGCCCATTGTGGATTTCGCGCAGTCGGGCGCGCACTTCGTCGGCTTCGATCACCGCCATCACCGGCGCGGCTTGCGCGACGGAAGCCGGACGGTTGCGATACACGCGCTGCAGATTGTCCATCACCTGCTGCGGGCCGATCACCGGCAACTCGCGGTGTGGGCGCGGTGCCGGTTCGCTGGCTTGACGCGGTGGAGGGGCTTCGCGGCGCGTTGACGGTGGCGTGACGAGGCCCGGTTCATCGCGGTTCTCGCGGACAAATTCGGCGCGGGACGCGCGTACCGTCGCCGGTGCGGCCGACTCGACCCGCTGCATGGGCGCTGCTGCGTGCACCCTGGTTTCGGCTTGAGGTTCGCTCGGCGTTTTGCGCGTAGCGATCGCCGCTGGCGCCACGTCAAAGCGCGGTTCGATGTGCTGAGCAGGTTCGAACGCGGTGTCGTCCGTCTCCGGGGCGCGGGCTTTCGCCTCGGCGCGCTTCTCCTGCATGGTGCGCCACCAGCCCGAAATCCGCTCGGTCGGCAGCAGTTGCGACGCGGCATTGCCGGCGCTGTTGAGCATTTTCGAGGTGGTTTCGCGCAGGCCGATCGAGGGCGTGTTTTCGCTGTAATCCTCTTCGGGTTCGGACGTGGCTTCCGGCTCGGGCTCGCTCGCCGTGTTGTAGTACGGCGTATCGCGCAGATCGCGCCACCAGTTCGCCAGCCGCTCGAATGGATGAAAATCGCGCAAGGCCGGTATGCCCTCGCGCAAGGCTCCGTTGGCCGAGGCGAGCAGCGCCGGCCAGTGATGCTGGGTTGCCAGCGGAATGCCGATGCCAAAACCGAGCAGCAGCGTGACGATCGCCGCGACGGCGTTGCCATGCACGAGCCCCAGACTGCCGAGCAGCCATTCGCCGAGTTTGGGCAGGCCATTGTCACCGGCGAGGTAGTCGGCAAAGACCAGCGTGATGAACAGCAGCACCGCGCCGCCAATGCGCAAGGCGCGGCCCGGGCGCGGCTCGCCTTGCAAGGGCCAGCGACTGCGCCATGCCTGTCGCAGCAGCGGCAGTGCCAGCAGCCAGCTGACGTGGCCGAACAGTAGTGCCAAGGGGCCGCCGGGCAAAGTCATCAACAGGACGACAAGGCTTGCGAACAGCCACGATAGTGTCTTGATGAAACGGAACTGGCCGCTTGCGGCGGCGCCCTGCTCGGTGGCTTCCGGTTCGATATCTTGGGGGCGCGGATCTTGGGACACGGGATTTCCAGTTCGCGGGCCGGTATGGCCCGAAACAGGCAGCCGCGGCGCAAGCGGGGCGGCACCTGGAATTCAATAGGGGCTGCGGCGTCGGAGAGCGGCAGAACAAGCACGAAAATCGTGCTGGAATGCGGCTTGGCGGCAGGTATGCCGCGCTGCCCGGTGCAGTTTGATGAAGGCCAAAAGTGTATCACAGTCGCAGCTGCGTCCGGCAGCGGGCGTGGCGCTGGCAGGCACCGTGTGCGCTGCGTCACAGCGGGTAATCCGGATGGCATGCAAGCCCCGGATTGGGCCGAAAGCGCTTGTTCCGCTATGCGTGAATATTGTCTTGCCGTCGTGCAAGCACGCCTGTCCGTCGCCTGCGGCGGGTTTGGTGGCTCCCTGTCTGCGGCGTATGCTCGATCAGGTCTGAATGACCGGGAGCCACGCCATGAAAACCGCCGCCAACACTCAGCGTTTTCTGAATAACTGGCGTGATGAAAAGAACAGCGCTGCGCTGTATCAGGCCCTGGCCGAAGCCGAGAAAAACCCGGATCGGCGGGTGATATTTCGCCAGTTGGCCGAGGCCGAGCAAGGACATGCACAGATCTGGCGCAAGCGTCTTGAGGCCGCCGGCGTGGCGGTGCCGGCGTTTCGCCCGGACTTCAAGACGCGCTTGTTGCGGCGGCTGATACGCTGGTTCGGCCCGTCCTTCGTGATCGCGTCGGTCGCTGCGGCCGAAGCCGCCGACGAGAACAAATATGCCGGACAGGCCGACGCCGGCGCACTGTCATCGGAGGAACGAAGTCACGCGGCCATCGTCGGCGCGGTTGCCCGCGGCTCGGTGGATGGCGCCGCGATTGCCCGCGCTGAACCGTGGCATCGCGGCGTGAGCTCGGGTAACGATTTGCGCGCGGCGGTGCTCGGCGTCAACGATGGGCTGGTGTCGAATTTCTGCCTGATCATGGGGGTGGCCGGTGCTGGCGCCGCGCAGGCATCAGTGCTGCTGACCGGCGCGGCGGGGCTGTTGGCTGGCGCGATGTCGATGGCGCTGGGCGAGTGGTTGTCAGTTACCAACGCACGCGAGCTGGCCGGCTCGCAACTGGCCCGAGAGGCCGAGGAGCTGGCGCAAACGCCCGAGGCGGAACAGCACGAACTGGTGCTGATTTACCGTGCCAAGGGTCTGCCCAAGGACGAAGCCGAACAGATCGCCGCGCGGCTGATGCAGGACCCGGATACCGCCTTGCAGGCGCTGGCGCGCGAGGAGCTCGGCATCGATCCCGACGCGCTGGGCGGCAATCCGTGGCGTGCGGCTGGCGTATCGTTTTTACTGTTTTCGATGGGGGCGCTGATGCCGGTATTGCCGTTTGCGCTACTGAACGGCACGGTGGCGATTATCGGCAGCGCCGTGCTCAGCGTGCTGGCACTGCTTTTCGTCGGTGCCGTGACCTCGCTGTTCAACGGGCGCTCGGCGACGTTCTCGGCAATCCGCCAGACGCTGACCGCGTCGGTGGCGGCGGCGATCACCTTCGGCATGGGATATTGGCTCGGCGCATCGCTGTCCTGAGAGCCCGTTCACGATCTTGCCTTTAACCCGCTGAGCGTCGCTGGCGACAGATCGTGAACAGCTGCTGATGCACCGCGCGGCTAGTCGTCGCTCTGGCTCGCCGTCGCGTCATCGGGCGCAATCGCCTCGGCCAAGACCTTGTCGATGCGCTTGCCATCCATATCGACGACCTCGAAACGCCAGCCTGCCCATTCGACATAATCGGCGGTGTTCGGCACCCGGCCGAGCAGCAGCATCACCATGCCGGAAAGCGTGTGGTAGCGCCCCTTGGCTTCTTCCGGCGCGGTCTTGAGATCGAGGTGATCCTTGAGTTCCGGGATCGGGATCATGCCGTCGAGCAACCACGAGCCGTCGTCGCGCTGTACCGCCCAGGCGTCGTCGGAGTTGTCCGAATGGAACTCGCCGGTCACCGCTTCCAGCACATCGTGCAGCGTGATCATGCCTTCGATCTCGCCGTATTCATCCAGCACGAACACCATCTGCATATTGTTGCTGCGGAAGTTATCCAGCAGCTCCATGCCGGTCAGCGTTTCCGGCACGTACACGCAGGGGACGAGATTGGCGGTCAGGTCGGGCTGCTCGCCGCGCAGCGTATAGGCCAGTACCTGTTTGGCGTGGAGCACGCCGACGATTTCGTCGAGGCTGTCCTTGCAGACCGGAAAGCGCGAGTATTCCGATTCCGAAATGAGACGCAGGTTCTCTTCCAGCGGGGCGGAGAGATCAAGATAGGTGATGTCCGAACGGGGAATCATCATCGAGCCGAGCTGGCGATCGTCCAGGCGGAACACATTGCGGACCATTTCATGCTGATGTTGCTCGATCACCCCCGATTCGGAGCCTTCGTCGAGCATGGCCTGGATTTCTTCTTCGGTGACGCCCTGATTGCCGGTCTGCTTGACGCCGAGCAGGTGCAGGATGGCGTGTGTCGACATCGTCAGCAGATAGACGAAGGGGCGGGCGATCAGCGCCAGTAGTTGCATCGGCCGGGCCACCAGCCGGGCGATGACCTCCGGATTGAGCTGGCCCAGGCGCTTGGGCACCAGTTCGCCGACGACGATGGAGACGTAAGTCACGACGATGACCACCAGCGCGGTTGCGAAGATACCGGTGGCCTTTTCAGGCAGGTCAAAGCTTTGCAGCCAGCTTGAAAGCGGTGCGGCCAGTACCGATTCGCCGACGATACCGTTGAGGATGCCGATCGAGGTAATGCCGATCTGCACCGTGGAGAGGAAGCGCGTCGGATCTTCTCCGAGCTTGAGCGCGGTCGCTGCCGATGTATCGCCGTCGGCGGCCAGTTTTTTCAGGCGGGCTTTGCGGGCGGTGACAAGGGCGATCTCGGACATCGCGAAGATGCCGTTCAGCAAGATCAATCCCAGCAGGAGCAGGACGTCCATTTCAGCGTTCTCCGTTGCGGAGAGCGCTCTGCCGGCGGGGCGCCGTCAGGTCGAGGGGGTGCCACGCGCACGGCGGCGATGAGCAAGCGGAATCACGTTTACTTCGGCAACTGGGGATGTCCATATGGTGAAGGGCGAAAGCCCGGTCACTCCTGGGAGGTTGTTCAAGGAAATACTATGTTAGCGGTGAGTGGGCGGTGGCGACAATGACTGCGCGCTGCTAAGGCGCTGCGCCCGCTCCCGGTTCGTGAGTCTGGCGGGGGTAGAAGGCGAAGCGCAGCGCGCGGCCGATACTCGCCGGGACGACCGAGCCGTGGTCTTCGTCATCGAAGCGCTGGAACGCGACGCGATCGGCGGCGCCCGGCACGCTGGCGAGCCGTTGCGCCAATGCGCTGGCTTCGCTGGCCATATTGAACTGGGTTTCCTTGCCGCCGACGGTGATCAGGAGCCGGGCCGTATCAACGGGCTTGCTGCTTGCATAGGCTGTGGCTTCGGTGACGATGGCGCGCTCATCCCACCAGACCGACGGGCTGGCGACGAGATAAGTGCTGAACAGCGTCGGCCGGCTGAAGCGCAGATGCAGCGTGAACAGGCCGCCGAGCGAATGGCCGAACAGTGTTTGCTGGCTGGCATCCACGGGATAACGCGCGGCGATGGCCGGCATCAATTGCTGCTGGAGGAAATCGGCGAAGGCCTCGCGCCCGCCGGTTTTGGGTGGGCGGTTGAATTTCTTCGGGATGCGCTCGTCGGGAACGAGCGAGGTGAGGTCGAAATAGCGCCGGTCACTATCGAAGGGCTGGTCGGTCGGATAGCCGATGCCGACCACCAGCACGTCCTGCAGCGGCCGCTGCATCCGCGCCGCACCGGCCGCGATGGCGAAGTGGGCGTTGCCATCGAGCAGGTACAGCACCCGGTAGCCGTTGGGGGGCGGCGGACTCTGCGGTTTGGCGACAAAGATGCGATAGGGCAGGCCGTTGCTTTGGGCCTTGAGCTCGTACTGCACCGCCCCGGTGATGGCCAGTGGGCGGGGTGGCGGGAGCGGGGTGGCGGCAAGGCTTGGTGTCATCAGCAGGCAAAGTAGCAAGGGTGCGAATCGGCTGAGTTTGAACATCATGAGTACCAATATATCTTGTTGGAACGCTTTGTTTGGTCGGCCCGATGGCGGTCGGTTTGCCTGTGACCGGTTCGATCGGCCATCGACGACGATCAACGCAGCCGCGCGGCTTTGGGGGTGATGCCGAAACGGCGCTTGAACGCGGTGGCGAAGTTGGCGGCGCTGGTATAGCCGGCCAGATCGGCGGCCTCGGCCACGCTGATACCGTCGCGTTCGAGCGCTTCGCGCGCGACCAGCAAGCGGCGCAGTCGCAGGTAATCGAAGACCGTGTGGCCAAAGAGTTGCTTGAAGCGCTGCTGCATGGCATTGACGTTCAGCCCGGCGTGGCGGGCGAGGTCGTCGAGCGTATGCGCATCGGCCGCGCCGCTGTCGAGGTAATCGCGCAGCGCCTGCATCTGCCGCAGCTCGCGCGGCCGCAGGCCGGTGGTGGTCGGTGCGGCGATTTGCGCCAGCGTCTGCACCACGAGTTCGATGGCGCGGCTTTCCAGGTAGAGCTTTTCCAGCAAGGGCGCGTACGCCGGCGGGCGCAACAGCGACTCGGCAACGGCGATCTGCCGCGCCGACGGGCGCCAGCGCTGCACCGCCAGATGGCAGCGGCAGAATTGCCGTAGCGCGTCGTGCTCGGCGCCGTCGAGCAAGCCGCTGGAATCGAGCCATTCCCGGCTCAGGGTCAGGCTGACCTTGCGCTCGATGGTGCTGTCGGTGGCGCGGCGGGTGAATACATCCGGTTGCGCTACCGACACCAGCGCGGCCTCGTTGACGAGCCGGCCGGCGGTGTCGCAGTGCGAACCCAGCTGCAGCCGGCGCTTGCCATACGAGACATCGGCGCTGCCGGCGAGGAAAAGCGCGATGTTGAGTCCGCAATCGAGCTCGGCCTCGGCGCCGGTGCAGCCGAGATCCCGCTTGTGTAACACCGGGGCGTCGGTACGCGTGAGCATCAGCCCGTCGCGCAGCGGCAGCGGTTCAAAGTGTTGGGTGATCTGCATGTTCTGGCGCTTCTCTTGTCGTGGCGCTCGCAAAGGTTTTTTTGATTTTTCGCAAATGCGCCCTGTTCATTCGTATGGAATACTATGCGCCGAAAGACTCAAATGCAAATCATTCTCATTTGAGTGGCGAAGCGGCATGGGGCCGGTCGCAATAAATACAAGATGTTGCAGAGAGTGTGAAGATGATTCCCCCGTTCAAGTCCTCCCCCCTACCGCTAGTCATTGCCACCCTGTTCGCTGCCGCCGCACCGGCCATGGCCGCAGAAAACGAAACGCGGCTCGAATCGGTCGTCGTCACCGCGGCCGGCTACGAACAGAAGATCAAGGAAGCACCGGCGAGCATTTCGGTGATCACCCGCGAACAGCTGGAAAGCCAGCCGTTCACCAGTCTCGAGGACGCGGTCCGCCATGTCGAAGGCGTCAGCATTGTCGGTTCGGATCCCAACGAAACCGATATCTCGATCCGCGGCATGCCCGGCGAATACACGCTGATCCTCGTCGACGGCAAACGCCAGAGTACCCGCGAGACGATGAACCGCGGCACCGGCGGCGTGCAGCCTTACCAGATCCCGCCGATGGAGGCGATCGAGCGGATCGAGGTCGTGCGCGGGCCGATGTCGTCGCTGTACGGCTCGGATGCGATGGGTGGCGTGATCAACATCATCACCCGCAAGGTGCAGAAGGCGTGGCACGGTTCGGTGACGGGCGGCGGCACGCTGCAGGAAGACTCGAACTACGGCAACACCGGCGAAGGCAGCTTCTGGCTCGGCGGCCCGCTCAAGGACGATCTGCTCGGGCTGCAGGTCTATGGCGGCTACAGCAAACGCGGCGAAGACAATATCTATTACCCGAACAGCCTGACCGAAGGCACCAGTGGCACCAAGAACCTGAACTACGGTGCCAAGCTGACAATCACGCCGACCAAGGATCAGGACATCACGATCGAGGCCGGCCGCAACGAGCTGACCTATACCAGCACCCCGGGCGAGTCGATCGGCCCCAAGGACGCGTCGTTGAAGACCGAGCACGATCGCACCAACTGGGCGGTGACGCATAACGGCCGCTGGGGCTGGGGCACGACGACCGTGGCGCTGTACCAGGAAATCGCCAAACAGATCACCACGACCGCCGGTGTCGTGGGCGCATCCAAGCCCGAGATCACCAACACGGTGCTCGACGGTCTGGTGACCCTGCCGTTCGACACCAACATCCTCAAGCTGGGTGCGCAATACAACGACAACAAGCTCGACGGCATCAGCCGCGAGTCGGTCGTGGCCGGCCATGCGGTCAGCCCGAATTCGGTGAGCAACAAGGTGTGGGCGCTGTTCGCCGAGGACGAGTATTACCTGACCGAGCAACTCAGCCTGACCGGCGGGCTGCGCCTCGACAACGACGAACGCTACGGCAGCCACTGGACGCCGCGGCTGTACGCGGTCTACAAGGTCACCGACACCATCACCGTCCGTGGTGGCGCCGCCAGCGGCTTCAAGGCGCCGAGCCTGCGTCAGACCACGGCCGGCTATTGCATGACCTCGGGCGGCGGTACGCAAAAGCGCGGCTCCTTGTGCGGCAACCCGGATCTCGAACCGGAAACCAGCGTCACCGAGGAAATCGGCATCCGTTACGACGCGCCGAACGGCACCAACGCCAGCCTGACGCTGTTCAACAACGACTTCAAGAACAAGGTCGTCAGCTACGACACCGGCGTGCCGGATCCCTTCAACAAGGCGTTGACGATCTACAAGTACGACAACATCGACAAGGTCAACATCAAGGGTGTCGAACTCGGTGGTGCCTTGCCGTTCGCCCGCGACTGGAAGGTCGGCGGTAACTACACCTACACCCAGTCCAAGCGCGAAGGTGGCGGTGAACCCGCGTTCGATGGCGGCTCGCTCGACGGCCGTCCGCTCGACAAGACGCCGGAGCACATGGCCAATCTGCGCCTCGACTGGACGCCGATGGAAAAGCTCAACACCTTTGCCCGTGTGACCTACACCGGCAAGCAGTACTGGGCCGCGTTCCGCAACGGTGCGATGAACGTGCGCGAAGCCAGTGCGTATACCACCGCCGACCTTGGCGCCAGCTACACCTTCAACAAGTACCTGACGGCCAACTTCACCGTGCTGAACATC encodes:
- a CDS encoding DNA translocase FtsK, which gives rise to MSQDPRPQDIEPEATEQGAAASGQFRFIKTLSWLFASLVVLLMTLPGGPLALLFGHVSWLLALPLLRQAWRSRWPLQGEPRPGRALRIGGAVLLFITLVFADYLAGDNGLPKLGEWLLGSLGLVHGNAVAAIVTLLLGFGIGIPLATQHHWPALLASANGALREGIPALRDFHPFERLANWWRDLRDTPYYNTASEPEPEATSEPEEDYSENTPSIGLRETTSKMLNSAGNAASQLLPTERISGWWRTMQEKRAEAKARAPETDDTAFEPAQHIEPRFDVAPAAIATRKTPSEPQAETRVHAAAPMQRVESAAPATVRASRAEFVRENRDEPGLVTPPSTRREAPPPRQASEPAPRPHRELPVIGPQQVMDNLQRVYRNRPASVAQAAPVMAVIEADEVRARLREIHNGRTPAPTPMRSNQPVELNTRTLRLQADQALRASGRVVPQPINRQTSTPAGSQPRVTTRPFPNKPATPAAARLNTPAATAPTIPAPTPAEAVTIVAPLVETVQLVPEDSRITPLPAELPPLEWSLQQTAAPTAQVTTLEIETEAPPVPAVDTVPAVIAPTITPAPEADAVEAAAPIEATAEPATTIDVAVADIRTETAAAIAPAVAATVAAIPTPESKPVTPWQPAAATTLEWDDDIAEQTVGKSPEPVVAPLPTTAVVPGPTAPSRHYDESKLPPLSLLQPASSFVQTVSEEDLLERGILIEERLAEFKVKVSVVDAYAGPVITRFEVEPAVGVRGAQIVNLMKDLARALGLASIRVVETIPGKTCMGLELPNPTRAMIRLSEVLADDVFTQSGSKLTLALGKDITGKPSVMDLAKAPHMLVAGTTGSGKSVGVNAMILSLLYKATPEEVRFIMVDPKMLELSVYDGIPHLLAPVVTDMKLAANALNWCVAEMEKRYRLLSAMGVRNLAGFNQKVKDAEKAGKKLTNPFTLTPDNPEPLEHLPFIVVVVDEFADLMMVAGKKIEELIARLAQKARAAGIHLILATQRPSVDVITGLIKANIPTRLAFQVSSKIDSRTILDQMGAEALLGQGDMLFLPPGTGYPQRVHGAFVADDEVHQVVEYLKQQFGEPDYVDGILNGGFDAEAAGNTGGSSSDAEADPLYDEAVAMVMQSRRASISSVQRQLRIGYNRAARLIESMEAAGLVSAMESNGNRTVLAPGGE
- a CDS encoding VIT1/CCC1 family protein; this translates as MKTAANTQRFLNNWRDEKNSAALYQALAEAEKNPDRRVIFRQLAEAEQGHAQIWRKRLEAAGVAVPAFRPDFKTRLLRRLIRWFGPSFVIASVAAAEAADENKYAGQADAGALSSEERSHAAIVGAVARGSVDGAAIARAEPWHRGVSSGNDLRAAVLGVNDGLVSNFCLIMGVAGAGAAQASVLLTGAAGLLAGAMSMALGEWLSVTNARELAGSQLAREAEELAQTPEAEQHELVLIYRAKGLPKDEAEQIAARLMQDPDTALQALAREELGIDPDALGGNPWRAAGVSFLLFSMGALMPVLPFALLNGTVAIIGSAVLSVLALLFVGAVTSLFNGRSATFSAIRQTLTASVAAAITFGMGYWLGASLS
- a CDS encoding hemolysin family protein — encoded protein: MDVLLLLGLILLNGIFAMSEIALVTARKARLKKLAADGDTSAATALKLGEDPTRFLSTVQIGITSIGILNGIVGESVLAAPLSSWLQSFDLPEKATGIFATALVVIVVTYVSIVVGELVPKRLGQLNPEVIARLVARPMQLLALIARPFVYLLTMSTHAILHLLGVKQTGNQGVTEEEIQAMLDEGSESGVIEQHQHEMVRNVFRLDDRQLGSMMIPRSDITYLDLSAPLEENLRLISESEYSRFPVCKDSLDEIVGVLHAKQVLAYTLRGEQPDLTANLVPCVYVPETLTGMELLDNFRSNNMQMVFVLDEYGEIEGMITLHDVLEAVTGEFHSDNSDDAWAVQRDDGSWLLDGMIPIPELKDHLDLKTAPEEAKGRYHTLSGMVMLLLGRVPNTADYVEWAGWRFEVVDMDGKRIDKVLAEAIAPDDATASQSDD
- a CDS encoding alpha/beta hydrolase, whose product is MFKLSRFAPLLLCLLMTPSLAATPLPPPRPLAITGAVQYELKAQSNGLPYRIFVAKPQSPPPPNGYRVLYLLDGNAHFAIAAGAARMQRPLQDVLVVGIGYPTDQPFDSDRRYFDLTSLVPDERIPKKFNRPPKTGGREAFADFLQQQLMPAIAARYPVDASQQTLFGHSLGGLFTLHLRFSRPTLFSTYLVASPSVWWDERAIVTEATAYASSKPVDTARLLITVGGKETQFNMASEASALAQRLASVPGAADRVAFQRFDDEDHGSVVPASIGRALRFAFYPRQTHEPGAGAAP
- a CDS encoding AraC family transcriptional regulator, which produces MQITQHFEPLPLRDGLMLTRTDAPVLHKRDLGCTGAEAELDCGLNIALFLAGSADVSYGKRRLQLGSHCDTAGRLVNEAALVSVAQPDVFTRRATDSTIERKVSLTLSREWLDSSGLLDGAEHDALRQFCRCHLAVQRWRPSARQIAVAESLLRPPAYAPLLEKLYLESRAIELVVQTLAQIAAPTTTGLRPRELRQMQALRDYLDSGAADAHTLDDLARHAGLNVNAMQQRFKQLFGHTVFDYLRLRRLLVAREALERDGISVAEAADLAGYTSAANFATAFKRRFGITPKAARLR
- a CDS encoding TonB-dependent receptor domain-containing protein yields the protein MIPPFKSSPLPLVIATLFAAAAPAMAAENETRLESVVVTAAGYEQKIKEAPASISVITREQLESQPFTSLEDAVRHVEGVSIVGSDPNETDISIRGMPGEYTLILVDGKRQSTRETMNRGTGGVQPYQIPPMEAIERIEVVRGPMSSLYGSDAMGGVINIITRKVQKAWHGSVTGGGTLQEDSNYGNTGEGSFWLGGPLKDDLLGLQVYGGYSKRGEDNIYYPNSLTEGTSGTKNLNYGAKLTITPTKDQDITIEAGRNELTYTSTPGESIGPKDASLKTEHDRTNWAVTHNGRWGWGTTTVALYQEIAKQITTTAGVVGASKPEITNTVLDGLVTLPFDTNILKLGAQYNDNKLDGISRESVVAGHAVSPNSVSNKVWALFAEDEYYLTEQLSLTGGLRLDNDERYGSHWTPRLYAVYKVTDTITVRGGAASGFKAPSLRQTTAGYCMTSGGGTQKRGSLCGNPDLEPETSVTEEIGIRYDAPNGTNASLTLFNNDFKNKVVSYDTGVPDPFNKALTIYKYDNIDKVNIKGVELGGALPFARDWKVGGNYTYTQSKREGGGEPAFDGGSLDGRPLDKTPEHMANLRLDWTPMEKLNTFARVTYTGKQYWAAFRNGAMNVREASAYTTADLGASYTFNKYLTANFTVLNITDEIEPVDDRTRTGGLDGNWMVQEGRRYWLSVNASF